The Chloroflexota bacterium sequence GTCGCCGCCCGCCCGGGCGGGCCGCTCAAACCGTCCCGGGCGCTCCTGGATCGACGGCGCTGCCGGCCTCCTCCTGACGGCGACAGGCAGCACCACCGCTCCGCGAGACGTTGTCGGCCAGATCAGGCCGGCGCGCGGTACCCCGCTCGGTCGAGGCTCAGCGTCGCCAGCAGCCCGTCCAGAATCCCGAGCCGCTGCCACCGCTTGTACGTGCGGTGCACGGTACTGTCGTCGCCCAGCTCGCGCGGCAGCTGGTTCCAGCCGCAGCCGGTCAGCTCGCGGTAGGCAATCGCGACGAGAATCTGTCGCTGGCTGGTCCGCCGCCGCCCAACACGCGGCTGCGGATCGTGCGCCTGGATCAGCGCGTTGGCCTGTTCCCAGACCACGTCAGATACGGCCGCCTGCGCCAGCTCCCCAGGCGCAACGGCGATTGCTTGGACCATGATGACTCCCCATCACGAAAATTGAGCAGTGCGCCGCCCCCCTCGAGCAACGCGCTGTGCAGGCCATCCCCTCCGTGCATAGGGTAACGCAGTCCTGGCCTGCGTTGGGACAATCTCGGCGTCCATTCTGGGACAAAACCGTCCGGATGCGGCACTCGCACGGCAAGAGGCCGCCTGGGCAGGCCGTTCAGGGACGCCAGACGCACGGACAGGCCGGCGGTCTCTGACCGCCGGCCTGTCCGAGTGCCGGTGGTTGGGGGCGGGTGCTAGACCACCCGCCGAATGCCCGCCGCGCCGCGCGCCGGAGCCGACGCCCGCTCGGCGGGCCGACGGGGCGCCGTTGCTCGGCTCTCCGCATCGATCTTGAACCGCTCGACCAGCCCCTTGAGCTGCTCGGCCGTCGCCGCCAGCTCCTCGGCCTGGGCGTTCATCTCCTCGACCTGCGCCGACATCTGCTCCGCCGAGGCCGAGACCTCCTCGGTCGCGGCGCTGTTGTTCGCAGCAGCCCGGCTGATCGACGAGATCGACGCCGTCACCTGCCCGGCCTGGGCTGCCATCTCCTCGGTCGCCGCCGAGTTCTCCTCGACCACGGCGCTCACGCTGGTCATCGCCTCAACCACGCCGTGCGCGTTCGCGGCCATCTCCTGCGCCGCCGAGGCGATCTGCGCCACCTGATCGACGGTCACGCTCACCGCGCGCAGGATCTCGCCCAGCGCCCGGCCAGCCTCGTCGGCACGCGCCGACCCGGCCTCGACCTTGCTCGATCCCTGCTCCATCGCGCCCACGGCCTCGCGAGTGCCAGCCTGCACCTCGCGGATCAGGTCGGCGATGGCGCGGGTCTCACGCTGCGAGCGCTCGGCCAGCTTGCGGACCTCGTCCGCGACCACCGCGAAGCCCCGCCCGTGCTCGCCCGCCCGGGCCGCCTCGATGGCCGCGTTCAGGGCCAGCAGGTTGGTCTGCTCGGCGATATCGTCGATGGTCTCGACCACCGCCCCGATCTTCTCGCCCAGGTTGCCCAGCTCGTGGACCTTGTTCGCAGCCGAGGTGACCACCTGAGCGATCTCGGCCATGCCGGCGACGGTCTCGCGAACGGCCCGGGCGCCCTGCTCAGCCGAGGTGCGGGCCTGCTGCGAGGCCGCTGCGACCGTCTGGGCCGTGCTGGCCACCTCTTCAACCGCCGCCGCCATCTGCCCGGCCGTGCTCGACGCCGACTGCACCTGGTGAGCCTGGCTCGTGGCGCCCTTCGCGATGGCGTCGATAGCCTCGCCAAGCTGCCCCACGGCATCGTTGGTGCCGCGCGAGGCGATACTGGTCTCTTCCGAGCCCTGCGCCACGTGCTGGACCGCTTCCGTCACATGCTGCACCACTTCGCTGGTCTGGCTGGCAGCCTGCCCCAGCTGCTGAGACGTGCCAGCCACACCGTGGGCGGCATCGCGAACTTCCTCAAGGGCCGCCCGCAGGCCCGCACGCGCCTGCTCGTAGCCGTGGATCGTGGCGACGAGCTTATCGCGCATCAGGTTGGTCACCCGCGCGGTCTCGCCGATCTCGTCCGTGCCGTAGCGCGCGATAGGCGGCGTGACGGGGACCACCTCGACGGTCAGATCGCCGTTCGCCATCGCGCCGAGCGCCCGCTCGAGGCCGGTGGCGCAGCGGTTCGTGAGCGAGTCCAGGGTCACCTGCACGTCGTGGACGCCCCGGGCAATGGCCCCGGAGATCAGATACGCGATACCCAGGCCGAGCACCGCCGCGACGGCCAGCGCGCTGAGCACGATCGCGTTGGCCATGCGGCCGCTCGCCTCTTCGTCTCTGACCACTGCCGCCAGCCGCTCGGACTTCTGGGCGACCAGCCGGTCGATGGCGGACAACAGGCGGGCGCTCGGCTCGGCGACGGACGGGCCTTGCAGCAGGGCGTTCGCGGCTTCGATCTGATCCTTTTCGGCCAGGTCGATGACCTTCTGCGCCTCGGGGCGATACGCCGCGTAGGCCGCCTTCAGGTCTGCCAGGACGGCCTTGCCCTGCGCCGTCTGCAACATCCGGTCGAGCAGCGCGACGTGATCGTTGAAGGTCTTGTCAGCATCCTTGAAGCTGGCCAGCGCCTTCACGTCGGCCTCGC is a genomic window containing:
- a CDS encoding MCP four helix bundle domain-containing protein; its protein translation is MRLGVRAKLFIGFGAVLLLMCVVGGVGLYFLRESSGAIHEISETETPGLIAILEARDDFRSMQRDTRQMILTTGEADVKALASFKDADKTFNDHVALLDRMLQTAQGKAVLADLKAAYAAYRPEAQKVIDLAEKDQIEAANALLQGPSVAEPSARLLSAIDRLVAQKSERLAAVVRDEEASGRMANAIVLSALAVAAVLGLGIAYLISGAIARGVHDVQVTLDSLTNRCATGLERALGAMANGDLTVEVVPVTPPIARYGTDEIGETARVTNLMRDKLVATIHGYEQARAGLRAALEEVRDAAHGVAGTSQQLGQAASQTSEVVQHVTEAVQHVAQGSEETSIASRGTNDAVGQLGEAIDAIAKGATSQAHQVQSASSTAGQMAAAVEEVASTAQTVAAASQQARTSAEQGARAVRETVAGMAEIAQVVTSAANKVHELGNLGEKIGAVVETIDDIAEQTNLLALNAAIEAARAGEHGRGFAVVADEVRKLAERSQRETRAIADLIREVQAGTREAVGAMEQGSSKVEAGSARADEAGRALGEILRAVSVTVDQVAQIASAAQEMAANAHGVVEAMTSVSAVVEENSAATEEMAAQAGQVTASISSISRAAANNSAATEEVSASAEQMSAQVEEMNAQAEELAATAEQLKGLVERFKIDAESRATAPRRPAERASAPARGAAGIRRVV
- a CDS encoding transposase, translated to MVQAIAVAPGELAQAAVSDVVWEQANALIQAHDPQPRVGRRRTSQRQILVAIAYRELTGCGWNQLPRELGDDSTVHRTYKRWQRLGILDGLLATLSLDRAGYRAPA